The Bacteroidota bacterium genome includes a window with the following:
- a CDS encoding T9SS type A sorting domain-containing protein — MKKLFTAVVLVAAMASMAFAQNAVTFKVNMGKQVTLGNFDPMADTLFVSGAFNGWGTGNPIPKPAGNDSIWVVTVPAVGAPGATAEYKFRFRDVSAAADVWESVANRSLTVAGDPTVLDVVYFDNNGYQATTNLSLTFSVNMELERLSGRFTPSEDTVSVNGNFNGWTSKVNIMLPSANPDVYEVTFNKEVSLGEELNYKYWYTPNAWESRPNRQYIITQADLTAGFLVQEGTYNDGSLAIVINQPCTIKFTVNTNGASGPIGPFTSVTNAIIAGSSAPLGWPGGGWPTSDSAVVIRLFDDGTNGDLVAGDKIFSKNVLFPAYTSLGLEYKYGLNFGLATNQGSNDNEAGVGSNHTLNWHINYVSATAVDTFGRITTANLINVVTGVKEIDNNIPNNYSMTQNYPNPFNPSTSIRFSIPETGNVRMVVYNAIGQEVAVLVDEQKSAGNYEVSFDAAKLPSGIYLYTIQSGSFSQTRKMMLLK, encoded by the coding sequence ATGAAAAAACTCTTTACGGCTGTAGTTTTAGTTGCAGCCATGGCTTCTATGGCTTTCGCCCAGAATGCTGTGACATTCAAAGTCAACATGGGAAAACAGGTTACACTCGGTAACTTCGATCCTATGGCAGATACTTTGTTTGTCAGTGGTGCATTCAACGGGTGGGGCACTGGAAACCCAATTCCAAAGCCAGCCGGCAATGACTCAATCTGGGTTGTAACCGTTCCTGCAGTTGGTGCACCTGGTGCAACTGCTGAATACAAATTCAGATTCAGAGATGTCTCTGCTGCTGCTGATGTATGGGAAAGTGTCGCAAACAGAAGCCTCACAGTAGCCGGTGATCCGACCGTTCTCGATGTAGTTTACTTCGACAACAATGGTTATCAGGCAACAACAAACTTAAGCCTTACATTCTCGGTTAACATGGAACTCGAAAGACTTTCAGGAAGATTCACACCATCAGAAGATACCGTTTCAGTAAATGGTAACTTCAACGGCTGGACTTCGAAAGTTAATATCATGCTTCCAAGTGCTAACCCTGATGTTTACGAAGTAACCTTCAACAAAGAAGTATCACTCGGTGAAGAACTTAACTACAAATACTGGTACACACCTAATGCATGGGAAAGCCGTCCTAACAGACAGTATATCATCACACAAGCTGATCTTACTGCAGGTTTCCTCGTACAGGAAGGTACATACAATGACGGAAGCCTTGCAATCGTTATCAATCAGCCATGTACAATTAAGTTCACAGTGAACACTAACGGAGCAAGCGGTCCTATCGGTCCATTTACATCTGTTACCAACGCTATCATCGCTGGTTCATCAGCTCCATTGGGATGGCCAGGTGGCGGATGGCCAACAAGTGACTCAGCAGTAGTTATCAGATTATTTGATGACGGTACCAACGGTGACCTTGTAGCTGGTGACAAAATATTCTCAAAGAATGTTCTTTTCCCTGCTTACACTTCACTCGGTCTCGAATACAAATATGGTCTTAACTTTGGATTGGCAACAAACCAGGGTTCGAACGATAACGAAGCCGGTGTTGGCAGCAACCATACACTCAACTGGCACATCAATTATGTAAGTGCAACTGCTGTTGATACTTTCGGTAGAATCACCACTGCAAACCTTATCAATGTCGTTACAGGCGTTAAGGAAATTGACAACAATATTCCTAACAACTATTCGATGACACAGAACTATCCTAACCCGTTCAACCCTTCAACATCAATCCGTTTCAGCATTCCTGAGACAGGTAATGTAAGAATGGTAGTTTACAATGCAATCGGTCAGGAAGTAGCAGTTCTCGTTGATGAGCAGAAATCAGCCGGTAACTATGAAGTTAGCTTCGATGCAGCTAAATTGCCTTCAGGTATCTATCTTTACACAATTCAGTCAGGCAGCTTTAGCCAGACCCGTAAAATGATGCTCTTGAAGTAA
- a CDS encoding PorV/PorQ family protein, which yields MKRLYFLVILVSACSLMFGQTKVGSTAAPFLSIGIGPRAVGMGGAFTATANDITALYWNPAGVSRMGGSGAYFSHTKWFADINFNYAAAMLTLGDWGTVGGSVTLLDYGETEITTVKEPDGTGAKYGAKDMALGLHYAMNLTDRFSIGGTVKYVQQSIWNTSASTVAFDLGVLFLSEIYGLRIGATISNFGGDMTMDGKDLYVLYDIDPGIFGNNDQILAKLKTDPYPLPLTFKVGAAMDVINSSDLKLTLGVDALHPSDNSESINVGGEIVYKNLIALRGGYKSLFLDNAEEGLTLGVGLNYDIAPNLGLSFDYAYQDFGLLKNTQFFSLGIKF from the coding sequence ATGAAAAGACTTTATTTTTTAGTAATTCTTGTGTCTGCCTGTTCGTTGATGTTCGGGCAGACTAAAGTCGGCTCTACTGCTGCTCCATTCTTGTCAATAGGAATAGGACCAAGAGCCGTCGGTATGGGCGGTGCATTTACTGCTACAGCCAACGACATCACTGCACTCTACTGGAACCCCGCAGGTGTGTCGAGGATGGGTGGAAGTGGTGCTTACTTTTCTCATACCAAGTGGTTCGCTGACATCAACTTCAATTATGCTGCGGCAATGTTGACTCTTGGTGATTGGGGTACAGTCGGCGGAAGCGTTACCTTACTTGACTATGGTGAGACTGAGATTACCACCGTAAAAGAACCCGATGGAACCGGCGCCAAATATGGTGCGAAGGACATGGCATTGGGTTTGCATTATGCGATGAATCTCACTGACCGTTTTTCAATCGGTGGTACCGTGAAGTATGTTCAGCAGTCGATCTGGAATACAAGTGCATCAACCGTGGCTTTTGACCTTGGAGTGCTTTTCCTTTCGGAGATTTATGGCTTGAGAATTGGAGCCACAATCTCTAACTTTGGAGGAGACATGACGATGGACGGAAAAGACCTTTATGTATTGTATGACATCGATCCGGGCATCTTTGGAAACAACGATCAGATTCTTGCAAAGTTGAAAACCGATCCATACCCGCTTCCCTTGACTTTCAAGGTGGGTGCGGCGATGGATGTTATCAACTCTTCGGATCTCAAATTGACTCTCGGTGTCGATGCACTTCACCCGAGTGACAACTCGGAGAGCATCAATGTTGGTGGTGAGATCGTTTACAAAAATCTTATCGCTCTTCGGGGCGGTTACAAATCACTCTTCCTTGATAATGCCGAGGAAGGGCTCACACTTGGTGTGGGATTAAATTATGATATCGCTCCAAATCTTGGTTTATCTTTTGACTACGCTTACCAGGACTTTGGATTGTTGAAAAACACACAGTTTTTCTCACTGGGTATCAAATTTTAG